CATTACACATCCTGCCACTGACAAGCCTGCACCACCAATAATTGCAGTTAAAACCCTTGGAAGACGTATCTGCCATATCACAATATTAGAATTATCTGTACCCTTACCTAAAATTGCTTGAATAACTTGATAAAAGTTAAATTTAATCGATCCTGCATTTATTGCAATCACTGAAAATATAACAATAAGTATAACTAGGACAATGATTATAATCTTTTTTCTTGCTGTATATTTATAGTATCCCTCAGTATTCATTAACATTACTTACCAGCCTCTCGAATAGTCCTTAAAACAATCAAGACATACCATTTTGCCATCATTCATTCTCATTTTATATTCAGGTGCCCCCTCACCACAATTTTCACAAGCAATAGTGGTAAATATTCTCGCCTTTTCAGGCAGACTAAAGGTTGGTTTGCTAAAACTAAAAATCTTATCCACTGATGAATTTAATATGTATTCCTGGCGTTGCTTCCGATCCATTTCTTCCGTAGGATCCTTTACTATCATCCTGAGACTTTCACCATTACTCCTATTAAAGAAACTAAAAGCCATTTTACCTGTTCCTTTATAAATAAGATTTCCTTTTCCAAACGTACATCCCGTAATTACCTGAATTGCATCTACTCCACAAGCATCATTTTCCGTAACACAGACAACCTCCTCATCTTTAGAAAATGTAATATTCATTTTTTCCCTTGCTGCCTCACAAGCTTTAACACCCATTGCAAGTCCTGGACATTCATGACCATGAAATTCAACACATCTTTGCCATTCACTAACTAATTTACACATATTTTTTTCTCCTTTCAATTTGAAACTTTTTTTAAAATAAATGCAAAAAAACCACAAAAGTATCCTCCGTGTTCTCACAGATTCCTAACCTTCATGGTTTGCTTATATTTTTTAAACTTAATTTTTGGTTACTGAGTCTTCATGACTCAAATTATCACATATTATACTAACATATTCCTTTTATTAAATCCATAGGAAAATTCAGACTTTTCACTAAAACGGAAAATATCATTTAATTATTTTTTAATCTAATTAAACTATAGAATTTATAGTTTTATCATTATTTACAGGTGTTACTTTCCAGCAACACCTATATTATAATAATTTTTTAATTATGATAAATTTATTTTTTCATATTCTTTGATTTGATATAATTTCTAGCATTTTTTATTCCACCAAATCCAGAAAACATTTCATTTATCTTTTGTTTTTCAATTTGTCTTGAATTAAGGCCTTCGTATTTTGCTTCTTTTTTTAGTTTTTCATAACTTAGAAAGCGCTCTTCAGAGATTATACCTTCTTCAATGGCTTGTTTAACGGCACACCGTGGTTCATTCTTATGTGTACAATTGCTGTATTTGCATTTATCTGCAAGTTCCTCAATATCCGTAAATGTTTTTGAAATATTTGCACTTTCAATTCCAATTTCCCGCATACCTGGAGTATCTATAACTGCACCACCTGATGAAATTATTATTAGATCACGTCTTGTTGTTGTATGTCTTCCCTTATCATCATCTCTAATATCTCCTGTTTCAATAACATCTTTACCAATTAGCCGATTTATCAAAGTAGATTTACCTACACCCGATGAACCAATGAAGGCAACTGTTATGCCACTTTTAATATATTTTAATACTGTTTCATATCCATCCTCAGTCATGCTTGTAGTAACAACTACATCAACTCCAACTGTAACAGTATTTACTTCTTCTAATTTTTTCGAAAGGGAACCACATAAGTCAGATTTTGTTAAAACTACTACAGGAACTGCACCACTATCCCAAGTAATAGCAATATAACGCTCTAGCCTTCGCAAATTAAAGTCCTTGTTAAGCGACATACAAATAAAAACCATATCAATATTTGCTGCTACAAATTGCACGTCATTTTCATTTCCTGCTGCTTTCCTTGAAAATGCACTTTTCCTATCTAATACTTGGTGAATAATGGCATTACCATTTTTATTATTATCTCTATCAATCATAACAAAATCACCTACAACAGGAAATTGTGACCTACTTATAACTTCATGTCTAAATCTACCTGAGACCTCAGCTAGTAATTCACATTTCTCAGTTGCAACTTTATATAAATCTTTATATTGTGATATTACTCTCCCTAAGATAAGACCATTATAAAGATTAGCTTGCTGTATAAATCTATCAGAAAATCCTAAATTAATTAATCTATTATTCATATATACTACCTCCTAAAATTGTATCTATCTTTTGGAGGTGTATACATTAATTATCTTGTATACACCTCCGTTTTTAATACAATCTCAGCATTATTATTTTTCTTCATAAAACTTCAACTCCTTCTTAATAATTTAATTTAATTATACATTAAATATACCGTTTGACCCAAATATATGTTATATATGCTTTTTAAATATATGACCTTTTTCCAAAACAGCTTTAATTTTAACTGTATTTTTAGCCTACTTTTAGACAAAAAAATGTGTTAGTTCAGAATTTATATCTTCTCAACCAACACATTATAGCTGAAACTGACAAGTAATATTTAAACATCACCTTCAGGTGGTACTATACAAAGAAAAGAAAATTTTTCAGAACTATTATTTACAAATTGATGAATTTTTCCTCCAGGAATATATGCAAATGAACCAGCCTTAACTTCATTATCAGCTCCATCTAGATGAATTATACCTTTACCTTCAACTATATAAACAATATGAGGCCATTCATGGCTATGTCTTAACGAACAAGCATCTTTACCTGGACTTAATTCAAATAAACGCATAACATAATCTTTCCAGCCTACCTCCGGAGAAATTAATACTTTTTTTAATACATTTTCATTTCCAGCATTATTTATGCCTTGAACATCTTTAGAATGAGAAACAATCATCCGTATACCCCCTCAGATTTTTTTCTAAGATTGAATTATGTTAATTATATCATTTTTTTCATAAATTTCCAATTACCAACCATTTATAAGGAAAGAATTCTATTCCAAATGAATAAGTATTAATCCGTTTATTCTAGTCTTATCATAAATCAACAACACAAATAAGTAATATTACACTTAAAGCTTCCAAAGCTAAATTTTAATTTGTTTTGCAATTCTTAGCCTCTAAATGGCATAATAGATTATATACATTTTAGAAAGGGAACTGCCATGAAAATACTTTTAACAACCTTAAACACCAAGTATGTCCATTCTTCTCTAGCACTCCGCTATTTAGAAAAATATTGTAAAGATTATTTTTCCAACATAGCTATAAGAGAATATACCATTAACCAGGGTTCAGATTATATCCTAGGTGAAATTTATAAAGGTAATTATAATGTAGTCTGCTTTTCCTGCTATATCTGGAACATTACTTCTATCTTAGATTTAGTCGCTGATTTAAAAAGAGTTAATCCTAAGTTACTGATAATATTAGGAGGTCCTGAGGTTAGCTTTGATCCGATAGAGTTAATGGAGCAGCATCAGGCAATTGACTATGTCGTTATAGGAGAAGGAGAGGTTACCTTTTTGGAATTGCTTCACTACTTACAAACAGGTCAAGGAGATAGAGCAAGTATTCATGGCCTATCTTATCGTGAAGATAATCAAGTTAAAGTCACAAAACCAAGATCTTTAATAACTGATCTAGGCCAAGTTCCTTTCCCTTACGACGAAGATTTAACAGAGCTAGATAATAAAATAGTTTATTATGAAAGTTCTAGAGGTTGTCCCTATAACTGCAGCTATTGCCTATCATCCACTAGCCATGGAGTAAGGTTCTTCCCCTTGGAACGAGTAAAAAAGGATCTTAAATTTTTTCTTGAGGCTAAAGTTGATCAAGTTAAATTCGTAGATAGAACTTTTAACGTAATAAAAAGCCATAGTTTAGAAATTATGCGTTTTATTCATAACAATGATAACGGCCACACAAACTTTCATTTTGAAGTAACTGCTGATCTACTTGATGAGGAAACTTTAAATTTTCTAGCTAATGTTAGAATAGGGCTATTTCAATTTGAGATAGGAGTACAAAGTACCAATCCTGATACATTAAAATCTATTAATCGTACAGTAAACTGGGAAAAACTAAAATACGTAGTTGAAAGATTATCAAGAAATAAAAATATTCATCTTCACCTTGATCTTATTGCAGGCCTTCCTTACGAGGATTTTACCAGCTTTAAAAACTCTTTTAACGATGTATATTCGTTAGAGCCTGGAAAACTTCAGCTAGGTTTTCTAAAACTATTAAAAGGTACTTCTCTTAGAAATGATAGTGAAGTATATGGTTATCAGCACAAAATGCTCCCCCCCTATGAGGTACTAGCTAATAACTATCTTGATTTTCATGAAATACTTCGCCTTAAGGCTATAGAGGAAATGTTAGAGCTTTACTACAATTCTAACGACTTTACTTATTCTATAAGATATATTCTAAGTAACTTTTATCTAAAACCAGCAGAATTTTATCAAGAGCTAAGTGAGTACTGGGAAGAGAAAGGTTATCATCACATGGCTCATACTAAATCAAA
Above is a genomic segment from Desulfonispora thiosulfatigenes DSM 11270 containing:
- the rsgA gene encoding ribosome small subunit-dependent GTPase A codes for the protein MNNRLINLGFSDRFIQQANLYNGLILGRVISQYKDLYKVATEKCELLAEVSGRFRHEVISRSQFPVVGDFVMIDRDNNKNGNAIIHQVLDRKSAFSRKAAGNENDVQFVAANIDMVFICMSLNKDFNLRRLERYIAITWDSGAVPVVVLTKSDLCGSLSKKLEEVNTVTVGVDVVVTTSMTEDGYETVLKYIKSGITVAFIGSSGVGKSTLINRLIGKDVIETGDIRDDDKGRHTTTRRDLIIISSGGAVIDTPGMREIGIESANISKTFTDIEELADKCKYSNCTHKNEPRCAVKQAIEEGIISEERFLSYEKLKKEAKYEGLNSRQIEKQKINEMFSGFGGIKNARNYIKSKNMKK
- a CDS encoding B12-binding domain-containing radical SAM protein → MKILLTTLNTKYVHSSLALRYLEKYCKDYFSNIAIREYTINQGSDYILGEIYKGNYNVVCFSCYIWNITSILDLVADLKRVNPKLLIILGGPEVSFDPIELMEQHQAIDYVVIGEGEVTFLELLHYLQTGQGDRASIHGLSYREDNQVKVTKPRSLITDLGQVPFPYDEDLTELDNKIVYYESSRGCPYNCSYCLSSTSHGVRFFPLERVKKDLKFFLEAKVDQVKFVDRTFNVIKSHSLEIMRFIHNNDNGHTNFHFEVTADLLDEETLNFLANVRIGLFQFEIGVQSTNPDTLKSINRTVNWEKLKYVVERLSRNKNIHLHLDLIAGLPYEDFTSFKNSFNDVYSLEPGKLQLGFLKLLKGTSLRNDSEVYGYQHKMLPPYEVLANNYLDFHEILRLKAIEEMLELYYNSNDFTYSIRYILSNFYLKPAEFYQELSEYWEEKGYHHMAHTKSKLYAVLLDFYHEKNYPINDVFAEILKFDFLTNNKNPLPSFLPELEHEDFKNIRYNFLKDNENVTKYLPEHVGQPAKTILKNVRFELFRYDVLKIIANLTDKNIMKKPTVILFDYSNKNPITNEYHFSRLSLPGLF
- a CDS encoding cupin domain-containing protein encodes the protein MIVSHSKDVQGINNAGNENVLKKVLISPEVGWKDYVMRLFELSPGKDACSLRHSHEWPHIVYIVEGKGIIHLDGADNEVKAGSFAYIPGGKIHQFVNNSSEKFSFLCIVPPEGDV
- a CDS encoding FmdE family protein; translation: MCKLVSEWQRCVEFHGHECPGLAMGVKACEAAREKMNITFSKDEEVVCVTENDACGVDAIQVITGCTFGKGNLIYKGTGKMAFSFFNRSNGESLRMIVKDPTEEMDRKQRQEYILNSSVDKIFSFSKPTFSLPEKARIFTTIACENCGEGAPEYKMRMNDGKMVCLDCFKDYSRGW